One genomic region from Gemmobacter aquarius encodes:
- a CDS encoding TlpA family protein disulfide reductase, with protein sequence MLTHICRRSVLVGLAMPYLATPAEARPPFRLRSDPQQLLSPPILDEKGTTRYLDDFAGRVILLNIWATWCPPCREEMPMLERLEKRLGGADFAVLPLCIDDAGIGRGRQFYDEIGLDALPLYWAEPLRVQLALAFIGLPTTLLIDRQSREIGRLQGPFAWDSDDAVEQIVGAF encoded by the coding sequence ATGCTCACCCATATCTGCCGCCGGTCGGTACTCGTCGGCCTCGCCATGCCCTATCTCGCAACTCCGGCTGAGGCTCGGCCTCCATTCCGACTTCGGAGCGACCCTCAGCAACTGCTTTCACCCCCGATCCTGGATGAGAAAGGAACCACCCGGTATCTCGACGACTTCGCCGGACGGGTGATCCTTTTGAACATTTGGGCGACGTGGTGCCCGCCCTGTCGGGAAGAGATGCCGATGCTTGAGCGACTTGAAAAACGGCTCGGCGGCGCGGATTTCGCGGTCCTGCCTCTTTGCATTGATGACGCTGGGATTGGCCGGGGCCGACAGTTCTATGACGAGATCGGTCTGGACGCTCTGCCGCTCTATTGGGCTGAGCCATTAAGGGTTCAGCTTGCCCTGGCCTTTATCGGGCTGCCGACAACGCTTCTGATTGACCGTCAAAGCCGCGAGATCGGACGGCTACAAGGTCCGTTCGCTTGGGACAGCGACGACGCCGTCGAACAGATCGTCGGTGCCTTTTGA
- a CDS encoding M23 family metallopeptidase yields MKTGASPFPKSAEPSVERSFCQMIRSAFLILAVASLAPLQAVADPPTAHLPMAFEATIEPGDTLDSVLGHAGIPATIRAEAALALSGVYDLTDLRPGHRIEWAAASGDSASLTRLSLFVEDGVEIALRFDGPLAAQRIDPPVRETDRRETLTLDGTLYDALTARNAPERFAVDLTAVLAGQVDFRRDLKGGETFALVWQEDQLPDGSIAGEPRLSYARLELRDRVLELVATEAAGPVIVFEDGEAVQRSAAPILGARLSSVFGRRNHPVLGGVRMHTGIDYAAPVGTEVSATGAGRVIFAGSIRGYGTTIDIDHGGGVVTRYAHLSEIAEDVRVGSRVKAGDEIGAVGATGLVSGPNLHYEVRVDGRPVDPKDQDALPEQEIASADDLNALATWRSETGFISGTDGERG; encoded by the coding sequence ATGAAGACCGGCGCTTCGCCGTTCCCAAAATCCGCCGAACCCTCAGTTGAAAGGTCATTCTGCCAGATGATCCGCTCCGCGTTTCTGATCCTTGCTGTCGCATCTCTCGCCCCGCTCCAGGCAGTGGCAGATCCTCCGACGGCGCATTTGCCGATGGCATTCGAAGCCACAATCGAACCCGGTGACACATTGGACAGCGTCCTTGGTCACGCAGGAATCCCCGCGACGATCCGGGCAGAAGCTGCCCTCGCGCTGTCAGGTGTTTACGACTTGACCGATCTGCGACCCGGTCACCGGATCGAATGGGCGGCAGCGTCCGGGGATTCAGCATCGCTGACACGCCTGTCACTCTTCGTGGAAGATGGTGTGGAGATTGCTCTTCGCTTCGATGGGCCATTAGCCGCACAGCGCATCGACCCACCGGTTCGTGAGACGGACCGGCGGGAGACCTTGACCCTCGACGGAACCCTTTACGACGCCTTGACGGCCCGAAATGCACCAGAACGCTTTGCGGTTGACCTAACCGCAGTTCTTGCGGGCCAGGTCGATTTCAGGCGCGACCTGAAGGGCGGAGAGACCTTCGCGCTGGTCTGGCAGGAAGACCAACTTCCCGATGGCAGCATCGCGGGCGAGCCGCGCCTGAGTTACGCGCGGTTGGAGCTTCGCGACCGCGTCCTCGAACTCGTTGCGACCGAAGCCGCCGGCCCGGTCATCGTCTTTGAAGATGGCGAAGCCGTGCAGCGTTCAGCGGCACCCATCCTTGGTGCACGACTGTCGTCCGTCTTTGGGCGCCGGAACCATCCCGTGTTGGGTGGGGTTCGCATGCATACCGGGATCGATTACGCGGCACCCGTGGGCACCGAAGTCTCGGCGACCGGCGCCGGTCGGGTGATCTTTGCGGGCTCGATCCGCGGCTATGGCACCACGATCGACATTGATCACGGCGGTGGGGTCGTGACGCGATATGCGCATCTTTCAGAGATCGCCGAAGACGTTCGCGTGGGGTCACGGGTCAAGGCGGGAGACGAGATTGGCGCGGTCGGCGCGACAGGGCTCGTGAGCGGCCCCAACCTTCACTACGAAGTTCGTGTCGACGGCAGACCGGTCGATCCTAAAGACCAGGACGCCTTGCCGGAACAGGAGATTGCTTCGGCAGATGATCTCAATGCGCTCGCCACCTGGCGCAGCGAAACTGGCTTCATTTCAGGAACTGACGGAGAACGCGGATGA
- a CDS encoding SCO family protein, producing the protein MRRRRAIILGAGGAIGAVAFMLGVGAYRTRNRPALSEVLPLPIGEMSWALTDHRGQSVRPTDWARRPVMVFFGFTWCPDVCPTTLSDISLWLEELGADADRLIVALISVDPERDTPDVLADYVSNFDPRIIGLTGPADKVAQAAADFRVTYRRVDKDGGDYTMDHTAGVLLFHPDGRFASIIDFHEDRRFAVPKIRRTLS; encoded by the coding sequence TTGCGCCGACGCAGGGCAATAATCCTCGGCGCTGGAGGTGCCATCGGAGCCGTCGCCTTCATGCTGGGCGTCGGAGCCTATCGCACGCGCAACAGGCCAGCTCTCAGCGAGGTCCTGCCCTTGCCAATCGGCGAGATGTCCTGGGCATTGACCGACCACCGGGGTCAGTCCGTCCGACCCACAGACTGGGCCCGTCGCCCGGTCATGGTGTTCTTCGGCTTCACCTGGTGCCCGGACGTCTGCCCGACCACACTAAGCGACATATCGCTCTGGCTCGAAGAACTGGGAGCCGACGCGGACCGCTTGATCGTGGCGCTGATTTCGGTCGATCCGGAACGAGACACGCCCGACGTCCTTGCGGATTACGTCAGCAATTTCGACCCGCGTATCATCGGGTTGACGGGTCCCGCCGACAAGGTCGCGCAGGCCGCCGCAGATTTCCGGGTAACCTATCGCCGCGTCGACAAGGATGGCGGCGACTATACGATGGACCACACCGCCGGTGTGCTCCTGTTCCACCCCGATGGGCGCTTTGCCAGCATCATCGACTTCCATGAAGACCGGCGCTTCGCCGTTCCCAAAATCCGCCGAACCCTCAGTTGA
- a CDS encoding copper chaperone PCu(A)C yields the protein MACETVTIGDLTVEHAWSKATIGAGRPGVFYVGITNAGSADDALIGIATPAAGMPMLHETVVQDGIASMPHAMSIPVPAGQSVQLSPGGYHGMLMGLTTALKEGDSFPVTLIFEKAGEVTMNVDVLSLRAEGPDCADAGQ from the coding sequence ATGGCCTGCGAGACCGTGACCATCGGTGATCTGACCGTTGAGCACGCCTGGTCCAAGGCGACGATTGGCGCGGGGCGACCCGGCGTTTTCTATGTGGGGATCACCAACGCTGGATCTGCGGACGATGCGCTGATCGGCATTGCAACGCCTGCAGCCGGTATGCCGATGCTGCACGAGACTGTCGTTCAGGACGGCATCGCATCAATGCCGCATGCGATGTCCATCCCTGTGCCGGCCGGCCAGAGCGTGCAGCTTTCGCCTGGCGGATACCACGGCATGCTGATGGGGCTGACGACAGCCCTGAAGGAAGGGGACAGCTTTCCGGTCACCCTCATCTTTGAAAAGGCCGGAGAGGTCACGATGAATGTCGATGTCCTTTCGTTGCGCGCGGAGGGTCCGGATTGCGCCGACGCAGGGCAATAA
- a CDS encoding SCO family protein, which yields MGRPDRRNLAGAALLTFLSVEPLVARGSRPHAVLIAWTVHASSSLQIILWVAATAAVVAFAAARWWPATEDSAAAASAFTPTFALADSEGRIRTTDEFRGKFLLVFFGFTSCPDVCPTTLSEVAQVMDDLGSEAGSVQPIFISIDPERDRRLGLTDYTKAFHPAILGLAGSEAETQVAAASFKIFYEREADTTSPDGYTMAHSPGLYLIGPDGAWLRQFTYGTPAAEILSDLQSRL from the coding sequence TTGGGGCGGCCTGATCGGCGAAACCTCGCCGGTGCTGCACTCCTCACCTTTTTGTCGGTTGAACCTCTAGTTGCTCGAGGTTCTAGACCGCACGCTGTTCTCATCGCCTGGACTGTTCATGCGTCTTCGTCTCTTCAGATCATCCTTTGGGTCGCCGCGACTGCGGCGGTCGTCGCTTTTGCGGCGGCGCGGTGGTGGCCTGCAACGGAGGACAGCGCAGCTGCAGCATCTGCTTTCACGCCCACCTTCGCACTTGCAGACAGCGAAGGTCGTATCCGTACGACGGACGAATTCCGCGGAAAGTTCCTGTTGGTGTTCTTCGGCTTCACAAGCTGCCCGGATGTCTGCCCCACGACACTCTCCGAAGTTGCACAGGTCATGGATGACCTTGGATCCGAGGCAGGATCGGTGCAGCCGATCTTCATCTCGATCGATCCCGAACGGGACAGACGGCTTGGACTGACTGACTACACCAAGGCGTTCCACCCAGCGATCCTCGGTCTGGCCGGCAGCGAGGCCGAAACACAAGTTGCGGCCGCAAGCTTCAAGATCTTCTACGAGCGGGAGGCCGACACCACTTCGCCGGACGGCTACACGATGGCGCACAGCCCTGGCCTCTATCTGATCGGCCCAGATGGCGCGTGGCTGCGTCAATTCACCTACGGCACTCCGGCGGCCGAAATCCTCTCCGACCTTCAATCGAGACTTTGA